The genomic interval ACTTGTAGTTTTATTGCTTGTCTTGCTTCTTGTTTTAATAAAGCACaagttctttcaaaaaaaaaaaaaagtttaaatagtcttttatttatttattaaattaatataatatattatttaaaggAATGGGAGCGCGTGGTTGTAGTAGTATTATATGATGACGTGGGCGTGGTTTCTATTCTAGGGGCGGCTGCCATGTGGACTGTGTTCAAGCTGTTGGGGACTCTTGTCATTTCTCAACTAAACAACCAAATTCATGTCCCTCCACTTGAATACttccattttcttttctttcttttttattgagggtttgatattttaattttgattaaaagtGTATATATTAATCTCCCCTGAATTAAATAGAGACTTTAATGAGTGGTATGGCAATCACAATTGATTCCCTCTaataaaaacaattaattaaaatagttttgctccaatttaattaaatcattaaCATCCAATTTCGGCGATGAAATTAGCACCAAATAACTAAATTCTCTCCCTCGTTTCCCTTTTCTCGGAAAAAGTCATTTGTCTTTTAATGCCTGTGGGCAACCCTACTTAACTCGTTTTGTTtccaaattattaataataaaagtttTGTTAGAGAAAGGGAAAATATATATAGCATgagtattaattaaaaaaatttattataattttttaattaatcgtTATGTCCTAAATTacatgtcaaaatatttttttcatagcaATATTGATTATAATTACATTATCAtccttgtaaatttttataaaaattccgAATAGTTACAGAGATGATACTCTAAACATAACGAACAaacctataaaaaaaatttgaaaaaaaatattccgaaaTATATTTTCAAGCGTAAAAATTAACAAGAAATTTTGACTTACCACTcatctatatatattaagaaGAAATAGATATTTTGATTTGTAATTGAGACATTAGAGTAGAGTCCCACGTCTTCAGTGGCAAAAAGTGAGCTCACAAAGCTCCGAACCAAACACACTTTCTCTATCTCTAAACagtaggaagaagaagaagaagaacccaTTGGAGAATAATTGCAGCGGTTGGGTTGGGATTAGAGAATATATAGAGATGAGCCTCGTTAGGACTCAGAGATGCTTCGTCCCTATCCGTACACTTTCtccttcatcatcatcatcatcatcttcttccgtTTCCCGTTGCACCGGTCACCACAACTCTGCTTCATCAGGtattttctttctctcctttcaaTCTCTGTGCGCGATTCATTATGATACATATCTCTATGTTCATATCTCTTTTTTACGATCTCGATCTGAAATCCTTAAAATTAGAATGAGAAACAGTCTATTCGAATCGATTGCTCAATAATCCGTGATCGGTGATTGAAATTAAAATGTATCGTTCAAATCGCTCTGGTATATAAAGGAGCACTGATCACTCTGGCACTCTACCGtagtttctctctctatatataaatatatatgtatgtattgaTGTGTGTGTGATATATAAGTCGGAATAAATGTAATCGACGATTTGCAAATGTTGGGGAGAGTTGACGGTGCCTGAGTAAATTCACGGAAGTTTAGGGGTATTATGCTGTGTGTTTAATTAACGGTACCGTTCAATCAAATCATTGACTATCAATTACATAAAAATGGTCCCATCACATGAGGACGGTCTTTGTTGATTGGACTGGTCATGGTCAAACTTTAATGAGATGAACCCTTTTATGAATACCCACATGTTACTGCTAACCCAACACAACCTGCAAAACCTCATAGTTTTCCATGTCCATGTACTTTTTTTTCGGTAGTTTACTAATTGGGGTttcttttaattagttttataattattatttttttttgcaatgTTGGACGGtgcttttttttaatattttataatcttGCACTACCATAATTGTTAATGAGAGCTTGGGAGGGAACAGAGTCACTGTTATGAGAAATTGAACTTGctttaagttaaaaaataaaaataataataatatatatattaaagttgcatgtaatatttataagcGCGTGCATTATTTTTCTCCCGACCAGATTGGATCAGGTTCCACATGCAatgactaaaaaaattaaatatgcatattaatttattttcaacatCTATACATAAATTTTGGTTCGGTCTTTGCCCATATCGTGAAAAGGGATAGGTATTAGCATATAAGATATGAACCACATTTTGTTCGACGTGATGTTGTGTTTCCCACAGCGTGTGAAACCccctctttcattttttttctttataaattatatttagaaGTATATGCATGATTGTTGTGGTATTTATGTCTATGTATACACAAGACACAACGTATTTATGTTTTAGATGGattatataagataaatattatataagacAATACCACAGCTATACACAAAATACCAATTTGGGTTGAGGCCTTGAATTGTCTAGAACAACGTGCCGTCTCCTCTATAATGCCATTCGGATAACAAGGAATTGGCTATACTCTTGTCTCGGCATTCCTCAAATAATTGGAGCATTGGGCCAGTTTGGTTGAGGTAGTTGGCGTTTGGTTAGAGAGTTTATACTTTATAAAGTTGGTCACATCCCATGACAATTTTCTTAGTTCAGACATCATCATCATATTCTTGAATATTATTGCTCTCTTTTTAATATGCAAGATTGTTGTACACATGCAAAATCTGGTGTGTCATTTGTATTGATACTGTAAAAGAAAAGGCATAGTCATTGATATCAAATATATTGTATGTGTATTCATATTTTCTTtagttttgtaattatttttctctAGCTAGCAAATAAAATTATCTCATGTGAAACAGAAATCCACTATTTGGAGAGGCTGCAAAATCAGTGGTAAATCACCTAGCTGTTATGAAATGCTTTGGTGTTGCTCTTGTTTCAGGTCACTAAAGATTTTGTGAACTCTGCTACTTCTTGTGTCAAAATTCTGGTTGTTTAATAGCCGTGATTAGAGATGAACTGCatgtttatatttaattattttgtaaataattaacTGTATTGGCTGAAACTAGGCGTTTCATTGTGTTGTAATCACTATGCAGATGACAATGCAACTTGTGTTTCGCCTACATGGATTGGCAAAGGCCTCACTTGTGTTTGCTTTAAGAGAAAAGGACATTATGAACGAATATGCGTCAACTTGACACCCCAACAGGCAAGTAATCCAACAGTCAAAACTAAGATGATGACATTAAGAAATAAGGAACTGGGATACacgttttcttttattttttatttttcagtggTTATATACTTAAATATGTTGTGATATCATTATGATTTTAAGTCAATGTTGGCGCTACAACTAAAAATTACCCTATGGTATTCTGGGGGATCTGTCTGATCATAGATTTAAGATGGTAATTCAAAACTTTATGAACATATATTTGTTTTAGACAATTTCGGTGATTAAATGAAAATGGCTTTGTAATTGATTCCCCGCCTTGGTGTCAGTATTCTATTGTTGATTTCTTTCATAACTTGCAGGAGGAGAAACTTAAACGGCTTAAGCATCGAATGAAGGTTTATTTTGATGCTTCTAGGCCAGATCATCAGGTGTATATTCATGCTCTCAAATTTAAATTGCAACTATATTTCATAACCTTTTAAAACTAGACACTTCCTGATGATATTATAAGAACAATAACCTTATGACTATCAATACACTAAGATTTCTCTGTTGTCTGTTCTAAAATACTTTATATAAAGAAgatgatttgtttttcttccaTGTATATGATTTAGTTTGAACTATTCTTCTTTACCCAGTATCTACTCACTAAGAAAATTTTATGAGAACAGGAAGCATTGAGATCTCTTTGGGCTGCTACTTACCCTAATCAGGAGCTTCATGGCTTGATATCTGATCAATGGAAAGAAATGGGTTGGCAGGGTAAAGATCCATCAACCGATTTCAGGTTAAAATTTACCTTGAGTTACTGCAGCTTTGTTTTACTCCTTTTCTATCATCTTTTAGTGTAAAATCCTGTCACTCATTTCTCACTAATATTTAACTTGGAGCAGAGGAGCTGGATTTATTTCATTGGAGAACCTGTTGTTCTTTGCCAAGACATTTtcagtaagataaaaaaaatactttgttATCTTATATAAAAgaggaaaaaatataaaagaaaccaagttaaaaaatcaaatttgcaATTTCACTAATTTTCTTTTACTGCGTATCGTTGCAGACATCTTTCCAGCTTCTACTAAAGAAGCAGGGAGGGAAGCCAGCTGCTTGGGAATATCCATTTGCTGTGGCTGGAGTAAATATCACATTTATGATCATGCAAATGCTTGACCTTGACACCAGTAAGTTAAGAAAAGCAATATGTCTTCAGAATTTGATTGAGTTAACTCAGAGTTTCTAATAAGATACCAATACTAACACCATTGATTTCTTTGGCATTAAACTTATAGATCTTGTATTTTTTACTTTCAGTAAAGTCAAGGACCTTTGTTAGATCTGTTTTCTTGCAGATGTTGTCAGGTAAGATTGTGGAATAAACTTATATTAGATTGATGAACTGAACTGTTTACCCATGATGTTAACATTTTGTAACTACAAAAATGTGTTTCCAGAAAATGAGTGGGCCTTTGACTTGCTCTATTGTGTGGCTTTCATGGTTATGGACAAGCAATGGCTTGAGAGAAATGCCACATACATGGAGTTTAATGTGAGAAGCCAAGTTTTTGCCATTCTCTTTTACTTGTTAATAATAATTCATTGAGTACTTATTTTAATCTGTACATATTTTGTTGTAGGAGGTTTTAAAATCTACTCGGGCACAATTAGAGAGGGAGCTTTTAATGGATGATGTTATGCGAATCGAAGACATGCCATCTTACAGCCTTCTTTCTTGATTCATAAACAACTTATCTGTCAGACTAAGATAGACTATGCAGAGTTTTCCATTTTGAAATCTACCAATGTCCCTGGAATTATACAATCACACCTTCTGTTCACATATGGCGGCTTCCCACTTGGTTGATTCACTATAAACTCACCCTATAACTCCTCATATTGTTCTAATTTGAAGGAGACACTACACAATGTTTCAACCACAAATGGGAAATTGAGTATCTATGAGCATAGCAGAGTTTGTTTCCAACAGATGAGGACAGGAAAGTCATTGGCGATTTGTAACGCTTTCAGATTGTAATGAAGTATATACGAGTAGCCAAATGTTACTCGGGTACAGAAGTGATTTATCAGACCGGAGGAACAATTAAATTATGTACTGTGCACTGCTTAATTGAAAAGCAAAATACCTAAATTATAAAGAAATCTTTGCCTACCATAACTGGTGTCTAATGCATTGTATGTGGAGTCGAAACACAATTAGTTGCAAATATAGAGAAGAGTGCTGAGAAAAGAAGAAAGTAACACTAATCTCTTTCTGAATTGGTATTACTTGGTCCATTTGATATGTGGATACATTTGAAGGGTTTTACCACAAGATTCACTGCTCACTATTATATAAAATGCTAATGACTTATCATAACAATGGGTTTGTAAATGAATGAAACAGTATGAAAGGTAAGTGCCAAACTTAGTTTAAATTATGATCAACTTCtggatattaaaaatatttgatCACTTCTGCATTAAGCATGTGGTTTTAGCTGAGGAactaaaatatttaacaaaaaaaatttagacTATTTCTCGATTTGTTCATCTTCTCTATAACGTTCTAATTTTGTCGGATGTCCTAAAGGGACAATTTGATAGTGGACAGTTCTTTATATAAAGAACTACATTGTTTATATTAATTGTGGATGTGAGACTAGCTCTATAACAGATTTGGACAGCAAGCTTCACCACTAACTACTATACAGAAATGCTTTATTGTAATTGTATTGGTTTTGTAAATGAGCACCACGAATTGCTTCCCTGCATCATGAAAACCCCATCCTTAGTTCTCGTTTTTCGTCCGCCGCAGACGAGGATCGACACTTCTACAAGGTCGACGATTTCGCCTTCTTCCTCTTTGACGAAGGCTGCTGGGGATGGAGTTGACATCTCAGGTCAGCGCTTGACATTTCAATTAGGGACTGGGTTTGCTTGCTCTGCTGCTAGTGTGAACAAATcataataaattttcatttggtcTGAGAAAACCAAGAACAATGAAAGAAATTACCCTCTTGAtaaaactattattattatttacactGAAAATGtggaaagatttttttttttttagtttcaattTTTTGCTTTCTTTCTATCTGAAAAGTTTAACACAGAGAGAATAAAAGAAGAAAGCCTCTTTAAGATGCTAAGAAATCATAGCATCAAAATGAGAGGGAAACAAAAGAAGAAAGCCTCTTTAAGATGCTAAGAAATCATAGCATCAAAATGAGAGGGAAACCAATATTTATAGACCAAAATAATACAAACAGAGTATTATGTTACTAACAGAAAATTACAATATTAATAACAGAAATTTTAACCATTAACCAACTAACTattaactaactaactaactggTATTATCATTCATTCTCAAACGAAAAGATATGTTTACAACTTTGAGTTTGGCATTGAGATAATAAAACTTGTCTTTTGGAAAAGATTTAGTGAGTATATCAATTACTTTTCACTGAAATTTCATTATTTAAGATCTGATCCCTCACAAATGTTGATCTATTTCAATGTGCTTACACCTGGCATGAAAGTCAGGGTTAGTAGCAAAAGCAGCTACTCCTTGATTGTCCACCCAAATCACAGAAACATCCGCAAACTGAAGTTCAGAGGACAGTGAGATAATTTACTTGAGTTCTGTTGCAGCATTTGCCAAAGTTCTAAACTCGAATTCAGTTGAAGATCGAGCTACCACTTATTGTTTCTTTGCAGACCAAGATATTAAATTTGAGCCAAGAAATACTGCATATCCTCCTGTTGATCTTCTATCATCAATGCAACTGGCCCAATCAGTATCGAAATATGTTGCAAGAGTATTGTTGATTTTTTacacgcaagtatacgtatcgttAACAATTTATAGACTCAcaaagagtgaggtcgatcctaCAAAAattgtagttaagtactttaaaattaaacttttacttttatttgattatttcgaatttaagataaaattaaattagaaaaattaataaaaacaatGAAAACAGGAAGCAAGTAAATCAATGTGTGAATTAATAATGATTATAATTTAGGGTTATTGATTTTAATTGTATCAATATATTATGGTCtaacataaattaatttttattaccaatttttatgcaatagcaggtttactcaagtaatttatagtcttctcatatatataaatcccaattacatgcaaattttctactttcataaaaaattaaaatatgtaaaaggcattaaacataaaaattctataagctatccaaaccacataggtactctcgtcctatatcaaaatttgtttttatttcactATAGCACACTCACTTCTTAGATCTCGTATCAGAATCATAAATATTTAATCGATGTCCAGACAATTAAAAGAAATAAGTAcgaatgaaataaaatacatagaaaATTAGGAAAGAACATAAATTGCTTAACTACTCTTGATCATCGTAACAATTCGACATACATCAATTAAGAACATAAGtggaaaataaagaagaagaaattatTGAAAAACTCTTTTGAAAAGCCTTCTCGATCATTTTTTATCTCTCTAACTCGTACTCTATAATTGCTTGTCAAAAAGTGTGAAAGTCCATTCCTTTAAATAGccgaaaaaagataaaataaaataagaaaagtatcaaaaatattattttttttttttgaatttaggtAGGTGCGCCTCAACACTACAACACTTGTAAAGACCGCGTAATTTTAATATGACAAATTAGTAGATTATTAGGGTTTAATTCAGAATTAGACTTTTAATTATGATTTATGAATTTATGGTGATATATTTGAATTCTagatgtattatttatgttatgtatgaaatttcatgttattcatattttatgtcCGGTAATATTGGAACACGACATTTGGCCAATagaattacatttttttatgagttagtattttagtaatagCGGGGCAATTTAGTTAGACATTTGAAATATTGGGCGTATTCGAGGTATTAGGtttgacaaaaatacccctagGTGGCAAGAATCCTTTTTGGTTTAGACAAGGGCAAATTGGTAATTTTCCACATGATTCTTTGTcctttagtggtatttaattaagttaataaatcggAATTTAAGTTGTGATGAAACAATTAGGGGTACAACGCAGGCTATgctatataaatacatatatttataagataCATACAAATACTTGTACTTAGACAAGAGGGTGATAATGATGGTATATCCTCTCTCCATCCTTTTCCTTATTGGCCTGTTGGATTATCTCGCTAGTAACACGTCCATGGAATGGCTAAAATGTTGTTCTCAAATCTCATTTCTCATATTACCCTGTCACTGTCATCTTCAAAACTTTACCATTTTCTTTAAGCAAATAAACCTTTGAAGAgagattaatttatttctgaaaaaaaaaaggtcctATGGGTGGAACTTTTTTGGAAGTTACACatccaaattatttatttgtaagagttgaaaatataaaaaaaaaaatgaaaatttaataatttagaaaCATGATATGCATTATATTtctgaaataaaacaaaatctCCTCTCATTTTTATCTCATGTTTTTGTTCTCTAAGACAAAATACCAACAACAGTAGGCATTTTGGAAAGCAGCATGTGGAGCAAAGAAGTAGATATCATTTCTTCAcaatagaggtggcccaaattCTTGGGTTGCAATCTTCGTTTGAGTAATGCAAAATCGTAGGGCACCCTAATTTTGATTATCTGAGTCTATCTTCCTTTTACTTGGCAAGTTCTTACAAATGGTAACATAATCAGTTTCATTTTGTACTTTATATTCTGACATTAGAAATGGTCACTTGACACTCATGGTATCTAATCGATAAACCGTCACTATCTCCTTATTAGTCCCCACATACATGATACAGTCTTCATGTGCAAGACTTTGATTGCTCTAATCAACCATAATTATATAATGGAAAGGTGAAAAAAAGTAAGTTGCTTTATTGTAAATACACTTGATTAAGCCTTAATCACGTCATAATGACAAATAAGAAATTGGACCTTAAACCAAAAGATTATTATCATGAAACATTTTTCTCATTCATCTAGATTAAAAAGTGCAACCGgctccttttattttattttatttttttggtatgTAGATAACAAAGGAAAACAtacattaataattataaaaaatgtaCTTATAAAGTAATTGATGAGTTAATCATAAAGAATGTGATGAGCTATCACTTAATTAAGGAATTTGTGATTTGGTTGGTGATCATCATCCGATCTTTGACACTGTTTATATCATAGATTAGATTACAGGTAACTCAATACTCAACCATAAAAAGCCAGATGTGAACATTCTAAATTGAGCGCAGAACTTTTTTATCAAAGGCCTATGTTGCTTAGAATTTACGTGTTATTAAGGCAAGTCAATGTAAATACTAAATAAGTAAACAAATCTCTGAATGAGAGATTTTAACTTAATGAGTTGAGAGAGTTCCATATTAGCTCATTATtttcagttcaaatattaatagagggaaagagagaagaCTGCAAAGACATAACTTGGTGATTCTTGAACCCAAAGCTTAGGGGTACCAACCTGTCAGTCACCCTTGTCTTTAAAGCAAAACTCACAACCAAAGCTCCACTAAATTtgactctctcttctcttttctcttcccTGTCCCTCATTCCTTAGCTGCCAATCAAGGAACTTCACCCCCTTTtagccaaaaataataataataacaataatctcTGAGATCTGCATATAGAGCAAGCAGCATCCCATGAGTTCATTTCAAACTTCGATAGGAACACGAAGTTCAACAATGATAGAAACTTCATGTGGATATCTACTACAAGAATTGCAGGCAAGAGCTTTATTTCatcattaaatatttatgaATGAATATAATAGATTAGAAATGGTTTCTATCATGATACTCATTTTGACATTACTTTTTCCTCAAACTAAAATTTGACAGATGATATGGAATGAAGTAGGAGAAGATCAATTTGAAAGAGAAAAGGTCTTACTAGATTTGGAACAAGAGTGTGTGGAGGTCTACAGGAGAAAAGTTGATGCAGCAAATACGTCAAGAGCTCGCCTGCATCAGGAGCTGGCGGAAGCTGAGGCTGAATTTACTCATCTTCTTTTATCACTTGGTGAACGATCATTCCCTGGTCGGGTAGTTCAACTAAAACCCTGTTAAGTCAAATAATATGATAAAGGACATGCCTTAATACAATGTTTCATTAACCGAATAGCAGTAGGATCTAAGTTCATGATTTGTGAATCATTAAAGCAATCCTTTTGTTGCACTTCATTGAACTGATTTATATCCTTCATCTTATCAGCCAGATAGACTGGCAGGAACACTGAAAGAGCAGCTAGACTCCATCACACCAGCTCTACAGGAGATGAGATCGAGGAAAGAGGAGAGGATGAACCAGTTCCGAACTGTGCAAGGCCAAATTCAGAAAATTTCTGCAGAAATAGCAGGTAAATCAGAATGTAGTGACTCTGTATTGGACCTTAAAGTAAATGATAACGATCTATCCCTGAAGAAACTTGAGGAGTATCAAATTGAGCTACAAAGACTCCATAATGAGAAGGTACTGTAGCAGGTTCACAATTATTTCATTGATATTCTAAGAGTTCAATTCTAAATCAATACATTTTAATTCTTATGCCTTTGAATTGCTTACTTTACAGAATGAACGTCTCCAGAAAGTGGAACATTATACAGATACAGTCCACAAGCTGTCTACAATATTAGGACTGGATTCAACCAATATCATT from Cannabis sativa cultivar Pink pepper isolate KNU-18-1 chromosome 4, ASM2916894v1, whole genome shotgun sequence carries:
- the LOC115715116 gene encoding uncharacterized protein LOC115715116 isoform X2, with protein sequence MSLVRTQRCFVPIRTLSPSSSSSSSSSVSRCTGHHNSASSDDNATCVSPTWIGKGLTCVCFKRKGHYERICVNLTPQQEEKLKRLKHRMKVYFDASRPDHQEALRSLWAATYPNQELHGLISDQWKEMGWQGKDPSTDFRGAGFISLENLLFFAKTFSTSFQLLLKKQGGKPAAWEYPFAVAGVNITFMIMQMLDLDTIKSRTFVRSVFLQMLSENEWAFDLLYCVAFMVMDKQWLERNATYMEFNEVLKSTRAQLERELLMDDVMRIEDMPSYSLLS
- the LOC115715116 gene encoding uncharacterized protein LOC115715116 isoform X1, translating into MLRPYPYTFSFIIIIIIFFRFPLHRSPQLCFIRNPLFGEAAKSVVNHLAVMKCFGVALVSDDNATCVSPTWIGKGLTCVCFKRKGHYERICVNLTPQQEEKLKRLKHRMKVYFDASRPDHQEALRSLWAATYPNQELHGLISDQWKEMGWQGKDPSTDFRGAGFISLENLLFFAKTFSTSFQLLLKKQGGKPAAWEYPFAVAGVNITFMIMQMLDLDTIKSRTFVRSVFLQMLSENEWAFDLLYCVAFMVMDKQWLERNATYMEFNEVLKSTRAQLERELLMDDVMRIEDMPSYSLLS